CACTTGCGTGGACGTTTGGCGTTATCCCCTCTGGGCGCTCGCTCACTCATTCGCTCATTTCTGCTGCGATCGTTCTCGCCATCATACTCTACATAACCCGAAAAAGGAACCGTGAGCCGCTTGGAATTGCATTTGCCGTTGGCTATCTGGGACACTTACTCGGGGATGCACTCGTTCCACTTCTCGAGTTAGATTTCGTCTTTTTACGGTTTCTAGCGTGGCCACTGTATCCACCACCGCCGTATGAGTCAGACTCAAGTTTTCTCGCTCATCTCCAGAATATAGAAATGACTTCGTTCTTCATGCTCGAGCTACTCATATTCTGTATCGCCGTCGTCATCTGGATCTACGATGGATATCCTGGGCTTCAGAAAGGTAGACAACTACTGAGTCAAGTCTTCCCAAAAACAAAATAACTCTCTCTAATTAAAGGAGCGTGCCGATAGCGTCAAGGAACTCTTAGAAGTCATCTTCGCCTGCTTGTTTGGCGATGCTCTGGAGCGTTCCGATGTCGAGTTCGCTGTGGAGTGGATGATGACTGTCTGCTTCTCGTTCGTCTTGGGATGTACGTAGCGCAGTTTGACGTAGCTCCCCGTTTGACCGATACGACGGAAGTGCCACTTTTGGAGAGCTTTGATGATTTCATTGCCCGAATTGGTTCTCCGTTCCACGTCTACATTGACGTGTCCCGGAACTCTGGATGGAGCCAATCGAACCCGTCCGTGAGCGTCGAAAGCCACTGCTCAAAGTCGTCGTTCGTCTCTTCGTCAGCGTCACGCCAAATCTGGATCCCGTTTTCTCCGTCGACGCCGTCGACGTCGAACGGTGATATCGACACGAACCCAGGTGTAAAACTCCACCAGTAGACCGCGCGACGTCCACCGTCGGTGAGCCCAACCAGGTGTGTTGAACTGTATGCTCGCCCGAGTACGTTGCTCGCCATTACCTCTGCATCCTCGACGGAGCAGTCTCGCAGTCTCTCGATTTCCATAGCGAACTCTTCGAGAATCTCCACAGAATCGACTGGGACGAGCTCCTTGTTCATACGTGTAGGTTGGGGACTCAGTTGATATACCTCAGCCACGCATGGTGGAACTGAAAGTGGTCGAACGTTGCAAGCGACGTTTTCGACGAATACTATGAGACTGCAGAACACCGCGGGCCGACGTGTCTGGCGGGCGAGATCGGGGACAGTTCGTTTGACGAAGTGAAGAAGGGAGTCTCTCGACGCATTTTATAGAGTATCCGCAAACGTAGTAGGTACGAGTCCGACCAGCGCGCTCTCGGCGGTTTGGTAATTACACTCAGAAAAAGGCCACTGAAGAGGAAACTCAGACAGCATTATATGCGGTGGAGGGACTTACTACGTATTGGAGTAGCGGCACTCCCCCACGGGAAAACGTCGGTTCTGACACACCACTGCGGCCCCGTGGGTCTGACACACCACCCCATTTTGGGATGCCTCTGAGACGAGCATCTGCTCAGTGCAGCTTACTCGCCAATAGAACAATATCCTTTGATATGCATTAGTGACCTTCCTAAGCCTATAGGTGTGTGACAGATTCACAAAGGCATTGTTTCGAGTATCATTTCTACAGAAGACCTGGTAGAGCGCCTGAGGCTTGACCTCGAGTGAGTTCACGAGTGAGGCCATGCTCCATCAAGCCCACGCGCACTATTGCTTACCTCCAGAGCACAGTCTTTCACCTGAGGATGCCCTGCCGACGACTGTTAGCGCTGCCTCTTCGTACCCTTGTCAAGGTCGCTTACTGACGAGGTTTCTGTGTGACCTCTAAGAGACCGTCGCGGCGAGCAGTAGACGCTTGAGGTTGACCGGCGAGTATGAGTACACACACCAAAAAGTTCAATGAATATTAAATTAAGATAGATTTAAATGTAAGAATATCCATAGTACATACTGGAGTACCAGAGCTCCCCCATGGGAAACCGCTGGTCCTGACACACCGCCGCGGGCTCCCATGGGTTTGATACACCGCATTTGCGCTCCCTCTGAGGCGAACATCTGCTCGGAGTTGCATCACTCCCTCACGGCACGTTGGTCGTCGGGGACGCAACTGTCACTGTGCCATCTGACGGAGCGATATCCGGTCCGGTCTACGTCATCGGCGGCAAGCTGCGAGTTGAGGAGATGGTGCAAGGAAATGTGACGCAATTCGCCGGATCGCCCGTTGTGAACGAGAATGCATCGATCGACGGAGAACTTCAGCACCTCGGTGGAAGTGAAGCGCTAGCAGACAAAGCGGCTGTCGCCAAGCGGAATACCGTCAAAATCTAACCCGCCAATCCCCATCCGATCGCCGCATACACCTCGGTCGTACTGACGACCCTGTCGAAGCAGATGTCTAGTAGTGAAGATCGATTCAATACTCTAACTGTATTGTCACCGGACGGCATGGGTTTATTATTGCCAGCCACGAGCACGTAGCTATGAGTAGACGAGCGAATGCTGTAGACGGAGCGTTTTGGGCTGACGCTGACGCTGAAGATGACGAAGAACTCCAACGATTCCGCACGCTCGTCAACACCGTCAACGACGGTATCTACCAACTCGATACGGCTGGCCGCTTCACTGCAGTTAATGATACCATCGTAGAGATGACCGGTTACTCCCGAGACGACCTTCTCGGCGAGCACGTCTCTCTCGTCCTTGAGGAAGCCGATATCGAACAACTTCGACAGGCGATTTCTGAGTGCCTTTCGACGAAGCATGAACTGAACCATACATTCGACCTTACTGTTCGAACGGTCGATGACGAGCCGATACCCTGTGAGCTTCGGCTAAACGTCCTTCTCGAAGAGGGGAACTTCGATGGAACCGTCGGAATCGTTCGTGAGATCACCGACAGAAATCACACGAAACAACAGCTCAGAGAGCACGAGCAGCTCCAACGCGAACGCGATCTGACCGACCAAATTCTCGAGACGAGTCCGATCGGTATCCAAGTACTCGATTCAGACGGTGAAATCACGCGTATGAACGAGCGTCTCAAAGAAATACTCGAGATTTCGGACGACAAAGAAGACTCATATGAGCCATCGGATCGAGTCGTCTACGACGAGAGCGGAAATCGAATCCCGGCTACTCGTCATCCGTTCGCACACACATTACAGACGGGTGAACCAGTGTACGATCAGCGGTTCCATATTGAGCTTCCGAGCGGGGATCACTGCTGGCTCTCGATTCACGCTGCTCCTCTGTTCGATGAAACAGGCGAGATAGATCGCGTCGTAACGACCGGCGAAGATATCACCGATCTCAAAAAGCGAGAACGGCAGCTCGAACGACGACAGCGAGCGCTTGCTACGGAACTAAATGAAATCTATGGTCGCATAACTGACGGGGTCATCGCTGTGGACGAAGAGTGGGAATTTACATATGCCAACGAGACCGCAGCGGAGATTCTCGGAATTAGCGAAGACGAACTCATTGGTCGAAACATCTGGGACACCTTCCCAGAGTTCACCGATACCGAATTCGAGAAGCAGTACCGAAAAGCGATGCAAACCCAAGAACCGGTTTCGATAGAAGAATATCTTCCACCATATGATAGCTGGTTCGAAGAACAGGTTTACCCGTCGGAAACGGGGCTCTCAATCTACTTTCGGGACGTTACTGAGCACAAAGAGCGTGAACGTGAACTCAAGAAGTCCGAACAACGATATCGAACGCTCGCAGAGTGCTTTCCGAACGGGCTCGTAACCCTGTTCGACGACGACCTGACGTACACGTTAGTGGCTGGACAGGGATTCGACCGCATTCCAGTTGAGCCAACCGATTTGCAAGATAACAAGGCAGATACTGTCTGGCCTGATGAAACGTGGGACGCCCTCGAACCTGCATTCGAGGCCGCACTCGATGGCGAGGAACGAGCGGTGGAACTCTCGTACGCGGGCCGCGAATGGGTTCTTCACGCAGTTCCAATCACCGACGGGCAGGGTGATGTCTTCGCCGGAATGACGATGGCTCAAGACATCACCGAACGAAAAGAGGACAGACGAAAACTCGAGAAAACAGTTGAGCGACTCGAGCAGTTCGCCTATGCAGCCAGCCACGACCTTAAGGAGCCCCTTCGGATGGTCTCGAGTTACTTGCAACTACTCGAGCAGCGCTACGAGGACGTCCTCGACGAGGAGGGAGAAGAGTATCTCGAGTTTGCCGTTGACGGTGCTGATCGAATGAGCGAGATGATCGATGGACTGCTCGCATATTCTCGTGTCGACATGCCACGTCGCTCGCTTGAGAAGGTCAACCTCGAAATTATCCTCGACAACACACTCGAGAATCTTCGGATGCAGATAGAGCAGGCTAATGCGGACATCACGAGCGATGACCTCCCCTGCGTACAGGGAGATAGAAGCCAACTACAGCAGGTATTTCAGAATATAGTAGATAACGCACTCACGTACAGTGGAGACGAGCCACCGCAGATTTACGTCGAAGTTGACCACCGAGAAGGAGAAGTGGTACTCTCGATTCGAGATAACGGCATCGGGATTGATCCGAAAGATCAAGATCAAATATTCACGATTTTCAATCGGTTACACAGCCGTCATGAGTATGATGGAGCGGGTATCGGGCTCGCGCTCTGCCAACGCATCATCGAACATCACAACGGAGACATCTGGGTTGATTCGGTTCCTGGAGAGGGGACGACGTTCTCGTTTACGCTTCCGGCAGCAGAGGAATAATGTGAACTACCCCACCCTACCGCTCGCCTGACGGCTCGAGCTTGAGGGTAAACAACTACTTCATCTTCGATTTGTTGTACATAACCGAATAGAAGACACTCAAAATATTAGAACAATACGCACTCTGCCATATTCAGAAAGATTATAAACTACCGATTGGGCAGTCTACGTGAAGGCTGACATGTGTTCGACAAATTCGAAAGCCACGGGTAAATGATCGAACTCGTACTCACCGCAGTGGGACTTGGAGTTGCAGGACTTGATCCCACGAAGGCATTGGTCGCTGCCGGAGCGCTTAGCGGTGGGGCTCGTAAACAGGACGTAACCCTCTATGGACTCATCTCGATTGTCGGCACACTCATCTCCGGAACAGTGCTGTCAGTCGTTCTCGGCCCCCGTATCGCCGAACTCGACTGGACGCTCTTTGTCCCGAGTGACCCAGTGACTGCTACACTTGAGGTTGGACTTGGACTCGGCTTTCTGATCTGGGGACTCATTCGCATCCAGAACTCCGCTACTCAAACATTCAGCTCACGTGCGCTCCGCGGAACGAGTCTACCAGCCCTCGTCGGGCTCGGGATGTTCTTCGCACTCACCGCGTTCATCGATCCGATGTTTGTCTCACTGATCGTGGTCGCGAGCCGGGAGACCTCTCTGTGGTCGGTTATTGCTGCTCACTCGGTTTGGATAGTCGTCTCGCAAGCCCCACTCGTCGTACTTCTCGGCGCAATTCTCTGTGGGAAACACGAACGAGTGGTAATAGAGTTCCAGTCGCGGTGGAGACGACTCCGCCCTGTCGTCGCTCGCGCGGTCACAATCGCGCTCTTCGTCGTTGCGACGGTGTTGCTCTCGGACGCTGTCTGGTGGTTCTTCACTGGCGAATTCATCCTCAAAGGCTGAAGCGTGTACTGATCCACCTGCAAACTGCACGAATCCCTCGGTGGAAGAGATGCACTATCGTTCTTGCTTAGCTGAAACAACTGAGTATGAAAAACGTTTGTGGGGGAGAGAAAACAGGGACTGCTACAGAATTGTGGAAGGCTATCGACGCGTCAGCCACAGTCCGCAGCTTCCAAGCAATGCAACGATGGCGAGGACACTTGAGAACCCTGGTGTCGTCGTACTCGTTGTTTCGCTTGCCACACTTGAGGTCTCGTTCGGCGTAATCACATCGGACATCGTCTGTGTCGAAGTTGCAGTCGGAGAGGTTGTACTCGTCGTCGACTCCGTGGGCACCTGTGTCGTTTCGGTGGGTGTCTGCGTCGATTCCGTTGGCGTCTCTGTCGCAGACGAGGTTGTCTCCGAATCATCTGACGATCCGTCTTGGGAGTTCGATGACCCATCTCCATCGTTCCCACCCGCATCGTCGTTAGTCGGTTCGCTCACTGAGAGGGCTTGTGTCTGCGTGAGTGCGAGGAGTTCTTTTTGCCCGTTGTAGGTGTCGGTTCCACGGACGTTCGCATAGACGTTGTAGGACCCACTTTCGTCAAGTGTCAGAGAGGCAACGTACTCGTCACCTTCTTTAGTCGCAGTGACTGTCTGTGTCTCAGACCCTTTTGCGACAATAGCAACCTCCACTTCGCTCATCTCGGGGGCATTTTGCCGTGGCGAAACATCGACAGTCATCTCGACAACATCGCCAGCAGTGGCTGATTCAGGAGTAGACAGTGAGATGTCGTAACCATTTATCACGACAGGGTGAATCTTTTCAAAGTCTCCTTCTGGCCCGAAGATGGCGACGATATACGAACCTGGCGTCAGTGAATCCGTCTCAAACGTGACGCTACTGGTACCTGATTGTTCACTACTTTTATCGATGATCTGCTTGTCACTGTTGTAGAAATAGACCTTGTATGATTCACCACTTGGTCCAAAAGTGTCTACGACAAGTTGTTCTCCGGGATCAACAGGTGCGATTTTAGAAACGTCGTAGTCTGTGCCTGCGAGTGTGATCGTCCGCTCTGGGACATCAACGCTGTCCTGGACGGTAATTGAGTAGTCTGGGTTGTCTGCAACGACAACAGCACCTCCTGAAAGTAACAGGAGGACAGAAAGCAAGAGACCGCCGACACGTGCGTACATACAAATGATACCTGTGTTACCTGCTTGAAAACTATTCCGTTAGCTAATCTCGTGACATTAGAATACTCTCTATCGGTCAGTAACCTTGGTGTCGCTACTTTATCTAACTTAAGAACCTACCGGATTTTATATGTTAACCGCAAATGATATCAGCCAATAAAATATACTGCTCTTAATGACAGTTCGTTTTAGGAAAATAAGTGCTGTCTGTCTTGCGATTCTCATGGTGGTTTCCACGATGGGAGTCCAAGGCGCCGCAGCAATCGGAGGTCCAAACTCCGCTTCGCTGGGGACTGACGCAGCACTCTCCGGTTCAGATCAACATATCGCTGAATTGGATGACGAGAGTATAGGCATAACAGATAGTGTGAGTGTTTGGGAGTACGCTCCCTTCTCAATGCGGACGGGGGAGTATGAAGGAGCAGTCAACGTCAATGTTCCCTCTACGACGATGAGCATCGATGGAATGGATGTTCCAGTAAACAAGGGGGTCGTCTCTACGTACGAACCGGGCGACCAGATTAATTTCGAGTTCCGAACGCGAGGTGGCGTTGTTGATACCTCCTCGTTGGCGGGTGAAGACGCCCAGTTGGTCGTTGTAAAGTTGAACTCCGACCTCAGCAGTGAAGATGCTGAACAGCTGCTCACGGAGGACACTGATAGTGACTTCCCACAGACCGTCAACGACAATGCGGCCTCTGTTGAGGTCATCTCGGACCTCACCGTGGATGAGAATGGGGAACTGTCTACCTCATACACGCCAGACGAAGCTGGTCATTATGCGTTCTTCCTTGCACACCCGACCAGCGGAGATGGTTTCAGCGAGACCGGCGGCGAACTCTCACTCTCGGGAGAGGCTCGAATAATTGGGATGGAAGCAGTCCCCGTCCAGCTCACCCGCTCGAACACGTATCTCGTTGACGAAAACGACGAGAAAATCCCTGAGGGAGAAAACGGAGATATCTATGCAGACCCCGGTGAGACGCTGCGGTTCAATGCTGACTCCAGATTCGCTTCTGAAGGCGTTAATCCGGATTCGACCGAACACATGATCGTCGTCTACGAGCGCTCTGTATTCGAAAACAGCAATATCGACATCGATGTCACGAAAACCGCAGACGGCGAATCAATCGAGGAAATCACCGCAACGAGCGACATCACGTCGGCGAATGGTGTTGTCTCGATTGATGACGACGCGACGATGTTCGACTCTGTGGGAGATGGTGAACTGAATCCGACACTCACTCTCACGAGTGCAGGGGAACTCGCTTCCGGAGACGGAACTGCCGGCGATGGCAAAGAAATCGACGCGTCGATGACCGCGATTTCTGGTGACCAATCGGAGTTCATCGATGTCGAAACCAAAGACGGTTGGAGCGAAACGAAGTACGTCTGGATTCACGTCGCTGTTGGCGATACTGCTGACCAGTTCTCCGTCGACCAAGGGACAATCTGTATGCGCCCCGATGAGGAGAGCTGTTACGACGAGAGTGAGAACACGCCGCCGACAATCGACGACATACCAAACCAGACGGTCACGGAGGGTGAGACAACGACTGTCCCAGTGACTGCATCTGACGATGATGGCGACGACATCTCGCTGTCGGTTGACGGACCTGAGTTCGTGAGCCTCTCGAACGGCGAACTGACAATTGCTCCGAAAACCGGTGACGTACGCACCTACATGGTCGACGTTACTGCCGATGATGGAAACGGTGGTACGGCGACCACAACGTTCCGACTTACTGTGAAGAAAGCAACCCCTGTAGGCGGTGGCGGCGGTGGTGGCGGTGGCGGTGGTCCACCAAGCGATGACGATGAGGATCGCGGTCCCGACCGCATCAAGGCAAAACAGAACGGTGATCGTATGACTGCCAGTACTGGTACGGTCTTCGGCGGTCAAACGGTCGGTTTCGATGTCGACAACGGCGGTTCGCTCAAGAACTTCGACATCACGATGAAGAATACGGCGAAGGGATTCAACGTCGAGTACGCTGACCTCGACGCCCAGCCAAACAACGTTAAAACACCACCAACCCCGGCCGTTCGGTTCTTCGAGGTAAACGCACACGGCCTCTCCGATGACGACATTGACAACGTCAAATTCAATTTCCGGCTCGACAGCTCGGAACTTCCAGATGGAATTTCGCCTGACGATGTCCGACTGCTCCGGTTCCACAACGGCGAGTGGCAGACGCTCGAAACAACCCATCGTGGCGGGGACAATTACCGCGCAAAATCGCCCGGATTTACGGTCTACGCCATTGGCTATGAAGAGCCTGGCCAGCCGGCATTCGCACTCAGTAATCCGTCGCTCGCAGACTCGACTGTAACGGTCGGGCAGACGACGGATGTCTCTGCGAGTGTCGAAAATACTGGTGACGCGACCGGGACGTATACGGTCGAACTCACCGCTAACGGCGAGGTCATTCAAACGCAAGATGTGACCGTTCCTGCTGGCGAGAGCAAAGATGTGAGCTTCTCGGTTGCGTTCGACGAAGCTGGTGAATACGATCTCGGGATCAACGGTGAGAGTCTCGGACTACTTACCGTTCAAGATGAACCAGTCGACGAAGTCGACGACGGAGACGATAGTGACGACGGTGACGATGGTGACGATACCGGAGGAAGCCTTCTCAGCGGTCCGGTTATCCTCGCATTGGTCTTGATTATCATTGTGATTGGAGCCTCCGTTGTGATTGCGGTAAAGCGCGACGAGCTCGAAGAGTTGCTTAAATAACGGTCACCTCGCGCTCACAGCGAGGGTTTCCGAAGAGGAATATTCTGAGTGCGCGTTTCTTCGACATCACGCACACCCATCTGGTGGTTCGCCAATTCCATTGTGCCGAGTTGATTCAAAATCAAAAATGAGAATTCTCTTATTGGCTTTCCGAATGCGACATCCACGTCGGATACCTTTTTGTATCAGCCCTGAAAGTCGCGTACAATGAGAATAGCGGATCGGACGACGTCTACTGTCCCCCAGACGTCAGAGAACACACCTGTTGTACGCTGTGAGAGCGTCACTCGCACATACACACGCGGTGGCTCCGGACGGGTATTCGGCAGAAATAGAACTGCCCAAACGGTTACTGCCGTTTCTGACGTCTCACTTACCGCCCATCGTGGCGAGCTTATCGGCATTGCTGGCCCAAGCGGCAGTGGGAAATCGACGCTTCTCCATCTGCTTGCCGCCCTTGATGTTCCTACGACGGGCACGGTTACGATCGACGGTGAGGATATCTCGACAAAAAGTGAACGCGCACGAGGGAGGCTTCGACTGCAGCATGTCGGCATTGTCTTTCAACATTTCTACCTCCTCCCAGCACTCTCTGCACGTGCAAATGTCGCACTTCCTCTCATCGAACTCGGATTGAGTCGCCAAGGGCGCAAAGAACGGGCCTCAACACTCCTCGAACGGGTTGGTCTAGGCGACCGTACGTCACATAAGCCGAGTGAGCTGAGCGGTGGCGAACAGCAACGCGTCGCGATTGCACGTGCACTTTCGACTGAGCCGAGACTGCTCATTGCAGACGAGCCAACCGGAGAACTCGATACAGAGACGGGCGCATCAATCTTGGATCTCTTCGAGGAGCTGACCGACGAGTGTGCAATACTTGTCGCTTCACACGACCCACAGACACTTGATCGGATGGACCGCATCATTCGACTCCAAGACGGCACACGCGTCGATTCCGAGCATGCGTAGGTCACGTCGGCTACAGCGTATCGGCGGTCTCATCACGCTTGCAGTTGCTCGAATCCGAGGGCGGTTAGCAACCGCTTCGAGTCGGGTTATATTCAGTGTCAGCGGTGTTGCGCTGGCAATTATGCTTTTGACGGTTGTGACTGGCGTCTCTCTCGGACTCGCCTCACAATCAGCAATACAGAGTGAGTCCGTCGATTATTGGATCGTCCCCGAGGAGACAGGGCAATCCTCACTTGCCGTTGAGGTCAGTGGCCCGCAACTCGGTGGTGTTCACGGTGCAACGACGCGGCTGAAAGCTGACGATCGGATAACGTATGCGACCCCCGTTCAGACGCATATCACACAGGTCGCTGGAGAAGACGGCACTCGTGAATACATTCTCCTCATCGGTGTGATTCCAGACGGCTCTGGGAGAGAGGTCGCAGGATTGTCTACAGCGGGGCTCACTCCGGGAGATCCATATTACGCAA
This genomic stretch from Haloprofundus salilacus harbors:
- a CDS encoding metal-dependent hydrolase; this translates as MWPWGHAALGYLLYRLCSWQREWRLSDGPVIALAIGTQFPDLVDKPLAWTFGVIPSGRSLTHSLISAAIVLAIILYITRKRNREPLGIAFAVGYLGHLLGDALVPLLELDFVFLRFLAWPLYPPPPYESDSSFLAHLQNIEMTSFFMLELLIFCIAVVIWIYDGYPGLQKGRQLLSQVFPKTK
- a CDS encoding PAS domain-containing sensor histidine kinase, coding for MSRRANAVDGAFWADADAEDDEELQRFRTLVNTVNDGIYQLDTAGRFTAVNDTIVEMTGYSRDDLLGEHVSLVLEEADIEQLRQAISECLSTKHELNHTFDLTVRTVDDEPIPCELRLNVLLEEGNFDGTVGIVREITDRNHTKQQLREHEQLQRERDLTDQILETSPIGIQVLDSDGEITRMNERLKEILEISDDKEDSYEPSDRVVYDESGNRIPATRHPFAHTLQTGEPVYDQRFHIELPSGDHCWLSIHAAPLFDETGEIDRVVTTGEDITDLKKRERQLERRQRALATELNEIYGRITDGVIAVDEEWEFTYANETAAEILGISEDELIGRNIWDTFPEFTDTEFEKQYRKAMQTQEPVSIEEYLPPYDSWFEEQVYPSETGLSIYFRDVTEHKERERELKKSEQRYRTLAECFPNGLVTLFDDDLTYTLVAGQGFDRIPVEPTDLQDNKADTVWPDETWDALEPAFEAALDGEERAVELSYAGREWVLHAVPITDGQGDVFAGMTMAQDITERKEDRRKLEKTVERLEQFAYAASHDLKEPLRMVSSYLQLLEQRYEDVLDEEGEEYLEFAVDGADRMSEMIDGLLAYSRVDMPRRSLEKVNLEIILDNTLENLRMQIEQANADITSDDLPCVQGDRSQLQQVFQNIVDNALTYSGDEPPQIYVEVDHREGEVVLSIRDNGIGIDPKDQDQIFTIFNRLHSRHEYDGAGIGLALCQRIIEHHNGDIWVDSVPGEGTTFSFTLPAAEE
- a CDS encoding FixH family protein; translated protein: MYARVGGLLLSVLLLLSGGAVVVADNPDYSITVQDSVDVPERTITLAGTDYDVSKIAPVDPGEQLVVDTFGPSGESYKVYFYNSDKQIIDKSSEQSGTSSVTFETDSLTPGSYIVAIFGPEGDFEKIHPVVINGYDISLSTPESATAGDVVEMTVDVSPRQNAPEMSEVEVAIVAKGSETQTVTATKEGDEYVASLTLDESGSYNVYANVRGTDTYNGQKELLALTQTQALSVSEPTNDDAGGNDGDGSSNSQDGSSDDSETTSSATETPTESTQTPTETTQVPTESTTSTTSPTATSTQTMSDVITPNETSSVASETTSTTTPGFSSVLAIVALLGSCGLWLTRR
- a CDS encoding PGF-pre-PGF domain-containing protein; its protein translation is MTVRFRKISAVCLAILMVVSTMGVQGAAAIGGPNSASLGTDAALSGSDQHIAELDDESIGITDSVSVWEYAPFSMRTGEYEGAVNVNVPSTTMSIDGMDVPVNKGVVSTYEPGDQINFEFRTRGGVVDTSSLAGEDAQLVVVKLNSDLSSEDAEQLLTEDTDSDFPQTVNDNAASVEVISDLTVDENGELSTSYTPDEAGHYAFFLAHPTSGDGFSETGGELSLSGEARIIGMEAVPVQLTRSNTYLVDENDEKIPEGENGDIYADPGETLRFNADSRFASEGVNPDSTEHMIVVYERSVFENSNIDIDVTKTADGESIEEITATSDITSANGVVSIDDDATMFDSVGDGELNPTLTLTSAGELASGDGTAGDGKEIDASMTAISGDQSEFIDVETKDGWSETKYVWIHVAVGDTADQFSVDQGTICMRPDEESCYDESENTPPTIDDIPNQTVTEGETTTVPVTASDDDGDDISLSVDGPEFVSLSNGELTIAPKTGDVRTYMVDVTADDGNGGTATTTFRLTVKKATPVGGGGGGGGGGGPPSDDDEDRGPDRIKAKQNGDRMTASTGTVFGGQTVGFDVDNGGSLKNFDITMKNTAKGFNVEYADLDAQPNNVKTPPTPAVRFFEVNAHGLSDDDIDNVKFNFRLDSSELPDGISPDDVRLLRFHNGEWQTLETTHRGGDNYRAKSPGFTVYAIGYEEPGQPAFALSNPSLADSTVTVGQTTDVSASVENTGDATGTYTVELTANGEVIQTQDVTVPAGESKDVSFSVAFDEAGEYDLGINGESLGLLTVQDEPVDEVDDGDDSDDGDDGDDTGGSLLSGPVILALVLIIIVIGASVVIAVKRDELEELLK
- a CDS encoding ABC transporter ATP-binding protein: MRIADRTTSTVPQTSENTPVVRCESVTRTYTRGGSGRVFGRNRTAQTVTAVSDVSLTAHRGELIGIAGPSGSGKSTLLHLLAALDVPTTGTVTIDGEDISTKSERARGRLRLQHVGIVFQHFYLLPALSARANVALPLIELGLSRQGRKERASTLLERVGLGDRTSHKPSELSGGEQQRVAIARALSTEPRLLIADEPTGELDTETGASILDLFEELTDECAILVASHDPQTLDRMDRIIRLQDGTRVDSEHA